A single window of Herpetosiphon gulosus DNA harbors:
- the csm4 gene encoding type III-A CRISPR-associated RAMP protein Csm4: MEFNLIRLKPQGAFHFGRHGIEMEAVSETCPSDTLYAALFWQALQQGQRWASEPSNPPFTISSCFPYVDGIQLLPVPMLPPLPSDKQNPGERKQFKKVRFISSEIFINLLAGTHSLRDYFQPANGVALQNGSVLVSQAEFSAKQRDANKALWKIESIPHVAVDRWSNASAYYETGQVRFAEGCGLAILALGDMQQLMQLLVQVGIDGLGGRRSKGVGQFVPILQTETLDLPAATTDSVIVLSRYLPSTAELAAGVLDLPAAYSLEDVTGWMYSPAAKAQRRKAIWMIGVGSRLNRAGLAHSIVGSSVDVAPTYDNPSAGVNHRVWRHGLALTVGCSVGDSQ, encoded by the coding sequence TCCGATACGCTCTACGCCGCCCTATTTTGGCAGGCATTGCAACAAGGCCAGCGCTGGGCCAGCGAGCCGAGCAATCCGCCATTTACAATTTCGTCGTGTTTTCCGTATGTTGATGGAATTCAACTCTTGCCTGTGCCAATGCTGCCACCCTTGCCCAGCGATAAGCAAAACCCTGGCGAGCGCAAGCAATTCAAAAAAGTGCGCTTTATCTCCAGCGAGATTTTTATTAATCTGCTGGCCGGAACCCACTCGCTGCGCGATTATTTTCAGCCAGCCAATGGCGTTGCCTTGCAAAATGGCAGTGTCTTGGTCAGCCAAGCCGAATTTAGCGCCAAGCAGCGTGATGCCAACAAAGCGCTGTGGAAAATCGAGTCGATTCCGCATGTGGCAGTTGATCGTTGGAGCAATGCTTCGGCCTATTACGAAACTGGTCAAGTGCGCTTTGCCGAGGGCTGTGGCTTAGCAATCTTGGCACTTGGCGATATGCAACAACTCATGCAACTCTTGGTACAGGTTGGCATCGATGGCTTAGGTGGGCGACGCAGCAAAGGGGTTGGGCAATTTGTACCAATCTTGCAAACCGAAACCCTCGATTTACCAGCCGCTACCACCGATTCGGTGATTGTGCTTTCGCGCTATTTGCCCAGCACTGCCGAGCTTGCGGCGGGGGTGCTCGATCTGCCAGCAGCCTATAGTTTAGAGGATGTGACTGGTTGGATGTATTCGCCCGCTGCCAAAGCCCAACGCCGCAAAGCAATTTGGATGATCGGGGTTGGTTCGCGCTTGAATCGAGCAGGCTTGGCCCATTCGATCGTTGGCTCAAGCGTCGATGTGGCTCCAACCTACGACAACCCCAGCGCTGGCGTGAATCACCGAGTTTGGCGGCATGGGCTAGCGCTTACGGTCGGTTGTAGCGTAGGAGATTCGCAATGA
- the csm5 gene encoding type III-A CRISPR-associated RAMP protein Csm5, with amino-acid sequence MTNYGLTIETLSPVHIGAGGPDLRRNIDFAIFNNILYLLNVDAVLEQILPENPNDRLYQQILNTPDLGSFLTADLLSKHPELYYYKLEGVSKLDTMRPVIKHWTHAPYIPGSSLKGALRSAWVRQHYQQRNLTLDIQQLSDKKERAFQTQEARLLSPKASRPSQAPNYDLFRAIQLSDSQSAPDDALRLYNAVVFPAANQGIPLDLEAIKPRVALQARIKFDDYILEKQARQFGVHEQGFSVESLKQAWREQGLVRIQQELTFWTGRREGEHLQQFFSNLAQQANAAPDNCFYIDIGWGTGWKSKTLGDIIKTPQLVQLMRRYRLSRKEYREGDRFPKTRRAARDTKGALRVPFGWVKVIMQP; translated from the coding sequence ATGACCAACTATGGATTAACGATTGAAACGCTCTCGCCAGTGCATATCGGTGCTGGTGGGCCAGATTTGCGCCGCAACATCGATTTCGCGATCTTCAACAATATTCTCTATCTACTCAACGTTGATGCGGTGCTTGAACAGATTTTGCCCGAAAATCCCAACGACCGTTTATATCAGCAAATTTTGAATACGCCCGATTTAGGCAGTTTTTTAACGGCTGATTTGCTGAGCAAGCATCCAGAGCTGTATTACTACAAACTTGAGGGCGTTTCCAAACTCGACACCATGCGGCCCGTGATCAAACATTGGACGCATGCGCCCTACATTCCTGGCAGCAGCCTCAAAGGTGCTTTGCGCAGCGCATGGGTACGCCAACACTATCAGCAGCGCAACCTTACTTTGGATATACAGCAATTAAGCGACAAAAAAGAACGCGCCTTTCAGACTCAAGAAGCACGCTTGCTTAGCCCCAAAGCATCACGTCCAAGCCAAGCTCCCAATTACGACCTGTTTCGGGCAATTCAGCTCAGCGATAGTCAGTCCGCGCCTGATGATGCGCTTCGGCTTTACAACGCTGTGGTTTTTCCAGCGGCCAATCAAGGTATTCCACTTGATTTGGAGGCGATTAAGCCGCGTGTAGCCCTGCAAGCTCGAATCAAATTCGATGATTACATCTTGGAGAAGCAGGCTCGGCAATTTGGGGTGCACGAGCAAGGATTTAGTGTTGAGTCATTAAAACAGGCTTGGCGCGAACAAGGCTTAGTGCGGATTCAGCAGGAATTAACCTTCTGGACTGGCCGCCGCGAAGGTGAACATCTCCAGCAATTCTTTAGCAATCTCGCCCAACAGGCCAATGCTGCTCCCGACAACTGCTTCTACATCGACATTGGCTGGGGCACTGGTTGGAAGAGCAAAACCCTTGGCGATATCATCAAAACGCCGCAACTTGTCCAGTTGATGCGCCGCTATCGGCTGAGTCGCAAGGAGTATCGTGAAGGCGATCGTTTTCCGAAAACCCGCCGCGCCGCTCGCGATACCAAAGGTGCATTACGCGTCCCATTTGGCTGGGTAAAGGTAATTATGCAGCCCTAA